The following coding sequences lie in one Deltaproteobacteria bacterium genomic window:
- a CDS encoding MMPL family transporter, whose translation MSAREPLRDRWIRQIIAHHRAILVAAAVLTVLCGWLATQLRVDTDLRRLLPDGHRVLVGLEEIERTFGSTGSVNVVVKDGTAEARHALVETIARELEGHPLLRDVDERLPSDFFSEHALYYLSDAEMKQLEELVQDYTHYEFCTRAADNCLLAPDDRAPEALESFIERKRGEAHARTGFRELYEREGIPATIVLLHPIEPAASLDFSKKISEEMRAAIAEIFERPGQPWSDAGVHYNIVGPYTNKADEQRIIRSDMLRGGLIGLFGVIAIIYLLFRSWRAVLVLLLPLACGVVWSLGLTQVVLGRLNLMTSLISTVLMGMGIDAGIHFFSRAKIDRRKHDDAEAIRRAFHSLIIPLFVASGTTVSAFLVMSTSEFPAFREFGLISAWGVALCMLAMTTVLPALLYVVGIKRHEEPLPHREGAIMRKVLGHPGALFAGIVVVTVLSFQGVRRVGFEYNGRALQSDQTRRESEDDVRLISKVFGKDIHAGILVRNDLASTQTTLAVARQRHALREAAGDTAVASLFAAPDLLPAQDIDMAVRKQQIDALHEDNEDTFARLEAIAEGREPSAVPQTTKKPPPPSDDDDWDDFGDEGGGGSDEIDAPPEVSPVAPVPVETPDTKTPDAKTSDTKTSDAKTPDAKTPDAKTPAKADPKRLSREEAGQLVQMFRAQPFTIDDLPPVLLDKVRSKDGSYGIFAYPNFDAADMRRGVDFTNETSSYLDGEGIFVGETTVYASMFLMLREEAPIVVGMASVLVAAFVYWQLRSLGLTLLTLLPLGLALWWVVGLMGALGLRFTLFNLPIIPAILGIGVDNGVYLTDTIRRTHGELDSLSRALQETGGAILAATFTTVAGFAAFMAADNAGLRGIGSLASIGISLAAVSALVVLPTLWALGQRRRRRRAGTDR comes from the coding sequence TTGAGCGCTCGAGAGCCACTGCGCGACCGCTGGATCCGCCAGATCATCGCGCACCATCGCGCCATCTTGGTGGCGGCCGCCGTGCTGACGGTGTTGTGCGGATGGTTGGCGACCCAGCTGCGGGTCGACACCGATCTGCGGCGCCTATTGCCCGACGGCCACCGCGTGTTGGTCGGGCTCGAGGAGATCGAGCGGACCTTCGGCAGCACCGGCAGCGTCAACGTGGTCGTCAAGGACGGCACGGCCGAGGCGCGGCACGCCCTGGTCGAGACCATCGCGCGCGAGCTCGAGGGGCACCCGCTGCTGCGCGACGTCGATGAGCGGCTGCCCAGCGACTTCTTCAGCGAGCACGCGCTCTACTACCTCTCCGATGCCGAGATGAAGCAGCTCGAAGAGCTGGTGCAGGACTACACGCACTACGAGTTCTGCACCCGCGCGGCCGACAACTGCCTGCTCGCCCCCGACGACCGCGCGCCCGAGGCGCTGGAGTCGTTCATCGAGCGCAAGCGCGGCGAAGCCCACGCGCGCACGGGGTTCCGCGAGCTGTACGAGCGCGAGGGCATCCCGGCGACGATCGTGCTGCTGCACCCCATCGAGCCCGCCGCCAGCCTCGACTTCTCCAAGAAGATCAGCGAGGAGATGCGGGCGGCGATCGCCGAGATCTTCGAGCGCCCGGGGCAGCCGTGGAGCGACGCCGGTGTGCACTACAACATCGTCGGGCCCTACACCAACAAGGCCGACGAGCAGCGGATCATCCGCTCCGACATGCTCCGTGGCGGCCTCATCGGCCTGTTCGGCGTCATCGCCATCATCTATCTGCTGTTCCGATCGTGGCGCGCGGTGCTGGTGTTGTTGTTGCCGCTGGCGTGCGGCGTGGTGTGGTCGCTGGGGCTGACGCAGGTGGTGCTCGGGCGCCTCAACCTGATGACGAGCCTGATCTCGACCGTGCTCATGGGCATGGGCATCGACGCCGGCATCCACTTCTTCTCGCGCGCCAAGATCGATCGCCGCAAGCACGACGACGCCGAGGCGATCCGGCGCGCGTTCCACAGCTTGATCATCCCGCTGTTCGTGGCGTCGGGCACCACCGTCAGCGCGTTCCTGGTGATGTCGACGTCGGAGTTCCCGGCGTTCCGCGAGTTCGGGCTGATCTCAGCCTGGGGCGTGGCGCTGTGCATGCTGGCGATGACCACCGTGTTGCCCGCGCTGCTGTACGTGGTCGGCATCAAGCGCCACGAGGAGCCGCTGCCGCACCGTGAGGGCGCCATCATGCGCAAGGTGCTCGGGCACCCCGGGGCGCTGTTCGCCGGCATCGTGGTGGTCACGGTGCTGTCGTTCCAGGGCGTGCGTCGGGTTGGCTTCGAGTACAACGGCCGCGCGCTGCAGTCCGATCAGACCCGCCGCGAGTCCGAGGACGACGTGCGGCTGATCTCGAAGGTCTTCGGCAAGGACATCCACGCCGGCATCCTCGTGCGCAACGACCTCGCGTCGACCCAGACGACGCTGGCCGTCGCCCGCCAGCGGCACGCGCTGCGGGAGGCCGCGGGCGACACCGCGGTCGCGAGCCTGTTCGCGGCCCCGGACCTGCTGCCCGCCCAGGACATCGACATGGCCGTCCGCAAGCAGCAGATCGACGCGCTGCACGAGGACAACGAGGACACCTTCGCGCGGCTGGAGGCCATCGCCGAAGGGCGCGAGCCCAGCGCGGTGCCGCAGACCACCAAGAAGCCGCCGCCGCCGTCGGACGACGACGACTGGGACGACTTCGGTGACGAGGGCGGGGGTGGCAGCGACGAGATCGACGCGCCGCCGGAGGTCTCTCCGGTCGCGCCGGTTCCCGTCGAGACGCCCGACACGAAGACACCCGACGCGAAGACGTCCGACACGAAGACGTCCGACGCGAAGACGCCCGACGCGAAGACGCCCGACGCGAAGACGCCGGCCAAGGCCGACCCCAAGCGGCTCAGTCGCGAGGAGGCCGGCCAGCTGGTCCAGATGTTCCGCGCGCAGCCGTTCACGATCGACGACCTGCCGCCGGTGCTGCTCGACAAGGTGCGCAGCAAGGACGGCAGCTACGGCATCTTCGCGTACCCCAACTTCGACGCCGCCGACATGCGCCGCGGCGTCGATTTCACCAACGAGACCTCCTCGTACCTCGACGGCGAGGGCATCTTCGTCGGCGAGACGACGGTCTACGCGAGCATGTTCCTGATGCTGCGCGAGGAGGCACCGATCGTGGTCGGCATGGCCTCGGTGCTGGTGGCTGCGTTCGTGTACTGGCAGCTGCGCTCGCTGGGGCTCACGCTGCTGACGTTGCTGCCGCTGGGGCTGGCGCTGTGGTGGGTCGTGGGCCTGATGGGCGCGCTCGGCCTGCGCTTCACGCTGTTCAACCTGCCGATCATCCCCGCGATCCTCGGCATCGGCGTCGACAACGGCGTGTACCTCACCGACACGATCCGTCGCACCCACGGTGAGCTCGACAGCCTCTCGCGCGCGCTGCAGGAGACCGGCGGCGCGATCCTGGCGGCGACCTTCACCACCGTGGCCGGGTTCGCTGCCTTCATGGCGGCGGACAACGCCGGTCTGCGTGGCATCGGCTCGCTGGCGTCGATCGGCATCTCGCTGGCCGCGGTGTCGGCGTTGGTGGTGCTGCCGACGTTGTGGGCGCTGGGACAGCGTCGGCGTCGCCGTCGTGCGGGCACCGACCGCTAG
- a CDS encoding SlyX family protein yields the protein MDQRIVELEIRIAYQEKTIHDLDEMVTKYAARLDALARELAELRARFDSGSDAPPIVDEPPPHY from the coding sequence ATGGACCAACGCATCGTCGAGCTCGAGATCCGCATCGCCTACCAGGAGAAGACCATCCACGATCTCGATGAGATGGTCACCAAGTACGCCGCGCGGCTCGACGCGCTGGCGCGCGAGCTCGCCGAGCTGCGGGCGCGCTTCGACAGCGGCAGCGACGCGCCGCCGATCGTCGACGAGCCGCCGCCGCACTACTGA
- a CDS encoding ferritin-like domain-containing protein, translated as MSAVLDLRAPARAVGLSLPPAGVLQRPAIATWRERMSNEHGSARVFEVLATQCRRLGRDDDARELASFADEERRHGVLCGAVVEALGGEATAPSAEPRPIPLHEDADTPLEALLRNVLSVCCASETVAVALIGAERSLMPAGPLRQLLTEIWADEVGHARFGWRLLATVDASLDASMRARLRDYVEVALAHLVAHELAHLPLIEPPRAGASLGLCNGRDARSLLFDAIDTVILPGLARHGLAPQTLLRRGSTLHAAPGSPVAESIDPRLEESCEPVEVAAADDEPHLGA; from the coding sequence GTGAGCGCGGTGCTCGATCTTCGAGCGCCCGCGCGCGCGGTGGGATTGTCATTGCCGCCGGCCGGCGTGCTGCAACGACCCGCGATCGCCACGTGGCGCGAACGCATGAGCAACGAGCACGGCTCCGCACGCGTGTTCGAGGTCTTGGCCACCCAGTGCCGGCGCCTCGGGCGAGACGACGATGCGCGGGAGCTCGCGAGCTTCGCGGACGAGGAGCGACGACACGGGGTGCTCTGTGGTGCAGTGGTCGAGGCGCTCGGCGGCGAGGCGACGGCACCGAGCGCAGAGCCGCGGCCGATCCCGCTGCACGAGGACGCCGATACGCCGCTCGAGGCCCTGCTGCGCAACGTGTTGTCGGTGTGCTGCGCGAGCGAGACCGTGGCGGTGGCGTTGATCGGTGCCGAACGTTCGCTCATGCCCGCCGGGCCGCTGCGGCAGCTGCTCACGGAGATCTGGGCCGACGAGGTCGGCCACGCGCGTTTCGGCTGGCGTCTGCTGGCCACCGTGGACGCGTCGCTCGACGCCTCGATGCGCGCGCGGCTGCGCGACTATGTCGAGGTCGCGCTCGCGCACCTCGTCGCGCACGAGCTCGCGCACCTGCCCTTGATCGAGCCGCCGCGCGCGGGCGCGTCGCTCGGCTTGTGCAACGGCCGTGACGCGCGTTCGCTGTTGTTCGATGCGATCGACACCGTGATCCTGCCCGGCCTCGCGCGGCACGGCCTCGCACCGCAGACGCTCTTGCGGCGTGGATCAACGCTCCACGCGGCGCCCGGGAGCCCAGTCGCGGAGTCGATCGACCCGCGTCTCGAGGAATCGTGCGAGCCGGTGGAAGTCGCTGCCGCCGACGATGAACCGCACCTCGGTGCGTAG
- a CDS encoding 6-phosphofructokinase — translation MSTTTPASNRSADDIRRVGIIFAGGPAPAANAVISAAATSFLEDGREVVGFFHGYSNLQDYHPVTHRLLPDQHYRIFEEKDLRGIRNARGILIGTARANPGKGIESTDDLADEGKCERLTNVYRALVDLEIDALISIGGDDTLKTANLLFEYQRRLPAAAKRVKVVHLPKTIDNDYRGIDFTFGFFTAVDFMAKELQNLRADALATSSYFIVETMGRKAGWLSYGVAIAGEANLVIAVEDVVDDLAVEIDGRRMLAMDGLVERIVELVLTRERRGKHYGTIVLAEGLAELLPDEVIATLPRDDHGHIPLGGIDLGKLVAERVSAAYHARAGGKKKFASVQLGYESRCAPPHAFDVMLGSQLGIGAYRALVEEGKDGHMVSVSGQLDLHYVPFRELVNPVTLRTEVRFIVGGSDFHRLARFLETRVDRLRDWAPGRRVER, via the coding sequence ATGAGCACGACGACGCCCGCATCCAACCGCAGTGCCGACGACATCCGCCGTGTGGGGATCATCTTCGCGGGCGGTCCCGCGCCGGCGGCCAACGCGGTGATCTCCGCGGCCGCGACCTCGTTCCTCGAGGACGGCCGCGAGGTGGTGGGGTTCTTCCACGGCTACTCGAACCTGCAGGACTACCACCCGGTGACCCACCGGCTGCTGCCCGATCAGCACTACCGCATCTTCGAGGAGAAGGACCTCCGCGGCATCCGCAACGCCCGCGGCATCCTCATCGGGACCGCACGCGCCAACCCGGGCAAGGGCATCGAGTCCACCGACGATCTCGCCGACGAAGGCAAGTGCGAGCGGCTGACCAACGTCTACCGCGCATTGGTCGATCTCGAGATCGACGCGCTCATCTCGATCGGCGGCGACGACACGCTCAAGACCGCCAACCTGCTGTTCGAGTACCAGCGTCGGCTGCCGGCCGCGGCCAAGCGCGTGAAGGTCGTCCACCTGCCAAAGACCATCGACAACGACTATCGCGGCATCGACTTCACGTTCGGCTTCTTCACGGCCGTGGATTTCATGGCCAAGGAGCTGCAGAACCTCCGCGCCGATGCGCTCGCGACCAGCAGCTACTTCATCGTCGAGACCATGGGCCGCAAGGCGGGGTGGCTCTCGTACGGCGTGGCGATCGCCGGCGAGGCCAACCTGGTGATCGCGGTCGAGGACGTGGTCGACGACCTCGCGGTCGAGATCGACGGCCGCCGCATGCTCGCGATGGACGGCCTGGTCGAGCGCATCGTCGAGCTGGTGCTGACCCGCGAGCGACGCGGCAAGCACTACGGCACCATCGTGCTCGCCGAGGGCCTCGCCGAGCTGCTGCCCGACGAGGTCATCGCGACGCTGCCGCGCGACGATCACGGCCACATCCCGCTGGGTGGCATCGACCTCGGCAAGCTGGTGGCCGAGCGGGTCTCGGCCGCGTATCACGCCCGCGCCGGCGGCAAGAAGAAGTTCGCCAGTGTGCAGCTGGGCTACGAGTCGCGCTGCGCACCACCCCACGCCTTCGACGTGATGCTCGGCAGCCAGCTGGGCATCGGCGCCTACCGGGCGCTGGTCGAGGAGGGCAAGGACGGTCACATGGTCAGCGTCAGCGGCCAGCTCGACCTGCACTACGTGCCGTTTCGCGAGCTGGTGAACCCGGTGACGCTACGCACCGAGGTGCGGTTCATCGTCGGCGGCAGCGACTTCCACCGGCTCGCACGATTCCTCGAGACGCGGGTCGATCGACTCCGCGACTGGGCTCCCGGGCGCCGCGTGGAGCGTTGA
- a CDS encoding serine/threonine protein kinase gives MGASEVTDPDRTVDGQARSRPRVARGPGSRVGRYVLLEKLGQGAMGIVFAAHDGELDRRVALKLMAAPQGGELIAVRRARMVREAQAIAAVSHPNVVAVFDAGVDGHDVFVVTEWIDGVDLGAWRHRRSPTPAEAIEVMRQAAAGLAAAHAAGIVHRDFKPANVMVDRLGRVRVLDFGLARLQALAREHESSAPGVDPDPVLTRAGDRIGTPAYMSPEQHRGDDADARSDQFAWAITLHELLFGVRPFAGNSTAEIAAHVLAGERIDVGELRVVPRWLHAVMDRALAPRPEDRHANLREVVAAIDREHGRSWAPVWLAVPSMAVVGGILALTPAGPDAAACTAASPVVLDDAALRRAFGDRSDDAQVVIAALHAQADAIATAQRELCEAADAGRSACIETRRAQLVGFADVLARGHAEVIEHAREAALGLPAVARCEGVEATRSPMPADPQQAAAVLELRARLAEADVYRALGLGEAALALAVQSQARAEALGFAPLVAEALLAHGENAQAEGDLVGAEQWLRDAAVLAEREGHDLVLADARAELAWLRAVELEHFDEVDGLIAAAEAAARRAGESRFDAVLLNVRASVLDAQGRSREAVERMREVVAQLQSAAVPDLALDTALHNLGNFEYHADDIDAAARSYEQALAVALPMFGDDHPRTWWHRQALADVLLMRSAYAEAAAAYQPILSYRERVYGLDDPRLATTLNNLGHAWVELGRGEDARAALERALALKTAADASAHSLANTELMLGRAYTELGRLDDAIAMLGTAARHRSDLEDDSAPVREVTDALEAALSSRPQGFELSAPARNTVLALSERADAAGDRDRATRLRTLASR, from the coding sequence GTGGGCGCCTCCGAGGTCACCGATCCCGATCGCACGGTCGATGGCCAGGCGCGATCGCGGCCGCGTGTGGCACGGGGACCGGGCAGCAGGGTCGGGCGCTACGTGCTGCTCGAGAAGCTGGGCCAGGGCGCCATGGGCATCGTCTTCGCGGCCCACGACGGCGAGCTCGATCGTCGCGTGGCGCTCAAGCTGATGGCCGCGCCGCAGGGCGGTGAGTTGATCGCGGTCCGTCGCGCGCGCATGGTCCGCGAGGCGCAGGCGATCGCGGCCGTCTCGCATCCCAACGTGGTCGCTGTGTTCGACGCGGGCGTCGACGGCCACGACGTGTTCGTGGTGACCGAGTGGATCGACGGTGTCGATCTCGGCGCGTGGCGGCATCGACGATCGCCGACCCCGGCCGAGGCGATCGAGGTGATGCGGCAGGCCGCGGCCGGGCTGGCGGCCGCCCACGCCGCGGGCATCGTCCACCGCGACTTCAAGCCCGCGAACGTCATGGTCGATCGACTCGGGCGCGTGCGCGTGCTCGACTTCGGGCTCGCGCGCCTGCAGGCACTCGCGCGCGAGCACGAGAGCTCGGCGCCAGGTGTCGACCCCGATCCCGTGCTCACGCGGGCTGGCGATCGCATCGGCACGCCGGCGTACATGAGCCCCGAGCAACACCGGGGCGATGACGCCGACGCGCGCAGCGATCAGTTCGCGTGGGCGATCACACTGCACGAGCTGCTGTTCGGTGTACGGCCCTTCGCCGGCAACTCGACGGCGGAGATCGCCGCCCACGTGCTGGCGGGTGAGCGCATCGACGTCGGCGAGCTTCGGGTGGTTCCGCGATGGCTCCACGCGGTGATGGATCGCGCGCTCGCGCCGCGACCCGAGGACCGCCACGCGAACCTGCGCGAGGTGGTCGCGGCGATCGATCGCGAGCACGGTCGCTCGTGGGCGCCGGTGTGGCTCGCCGTGCCATCGATGGCGGTGGTGGGTGGCATCCTCGCGCTGACACCGGCGGGCCCGGACGCGGCCGCCTGCACGGCGGCGTCGCCCGTGGTGCTCGACGATGCGGCGCTGCGTCGAGCCTTCGGCGATCGCAGCGACGACGCACAGGTGGTGATCGCGGCGTTGCACGCCCAGGCAGACGCGATCGCGACGGCGCAGCGCGAGCTCTGCGAGGCCGCCGACGCCGGTCGCTCGGCATGCATCGAGACCCGTCGGGCGCAGCTGGTGGGCTTCGCCGACGTGCTCGCGCGCGGGCACGCGGAGGTCATCGAGCACGCGCGCGAGGCCGCGCTCGGCTTGCCCGCGGTGGCACGATGCGAGGGCGTCGAGGCCACACGATCGCCGATGCCGGCCGATCCGCAGCAGGCCGCGGCGGTGCTCGAGCTGCGGGCGCGCCTGGCCGAGGCCGACGTCTATCGGGCACTGGGCTTGGGCGAGGCCGCACTCGCGCTCGCGGTGCAGAGCCAGGCCCGTGCGGAGGCGCTGGGCTTCGCCCCATTGGTCGCCGAGGCCCTGCTCGCCCACGGCGAGAATGCACAGGCCGAGGGTGATCTCGTGGGCGCCGAGCAGTGGCTGCGCGACGCCGCCGTGCTGGCCGAACGCGAGGGCCACGATCTCGTGCTCGCCGACGCGCGTGCCGAGCTGGCGTGGCTGCGCGCGGTGGAGCTCGAGCACTTCGACGAGGTCGATGGGTTGATCGCGGCGGCCGAGGCCGCTGCGCGACGTGCCGGCGAGTCTCGCTTCGATGCGGTCTTGCTCAACGTCCGCGCCAGCGTCCTCGACGCCCAGGGACGCTCACGCGAGGCGGTCGAGCGCATGCGCGAGGTCGTCGCGCAGCTGCAGTCCGCAGCGGTACCCGACCTCGCGCTCGACACGGCGCTGCACAACCTCGGCAACTTCGAGTACCACGCCGACGACATCGATGCGGCCGCACGCAGCTACGAGCAGGCGCTCGCGGTCGCGTTGCCGATGTTCGGCGACGACCACCCGCGCACGTGGTGGCACCGCCAGGCGCTCGCCGACGTGTTGCTCATGCGCTCGGCGTACGCCGAGGCCGCAGCCGCCTACCAGCCGATCCTGAGCTACCGCGAGCGGGTCTATGGCCTCGACGACCCGCGGCTTGCGACGACCCTCAACAACCTCGGTCACGCCTGGGTCGAGCTCGGCCGCGGCGAAGACGCCCGCGCGGCGCTCGAGCGCGCGCTCGCGCTCAAGACCGCCGCCGACGCGAGCGCCCACTCGCTCGCCAACACCGAGCTCATGCTCGGCCGCGCGTACACCGAGCTGGGCCGGCTCGACGACGCGATCGCAATGCTCGGCACCGCCGCGCGGCACCGCAGCGACCTCGAAGACGACAGCGCGCCGGTCCGCGAGGTCACCGACGCGCTCGAGGCGGCGCTGTCGTCGAGGCCGCAGGGTTTCGAGCTCAGCGCTCCGGCGCGCAACACCGTACTCGCGTTGAGCGAGCGCGCCGATGCGGCGGGCGACCGCGATCGGGCGACGCGATTGCGGACCCTTGCGTCGCGGTAG
- a CDS encoding c-type cytochrome: MRNVPGLASLALSQLAVIAASLVLACTAASNDDDDGAAGSSTGSGSAATSSADASAGSGATTTAGTATTANATDPASTGDGGGEDSSSGVGETDPLPEFQQRYLDECATCHGDDGLGTEDGPEIRHPDPGLAYYYVRNGDANVWIAKSGEGPADHTGIGDDRVMTAFAEVDLPDAIVDEMIAWLQSFPNPEDPGELYADFCAHCHGPGGPVTENIYYVKPGILDMTDWPTLLDKVQHGHTSLDGVAILMDERRRYMPPFAGQLSDEEIASIAGWICEQYVTAPPFCAQLP, translated from the coding sequence ATGCGCAATGTTCCTGGACTCGCTTCTCTCGCACTCTCGCAGCTCGCAGTGATCGCCGCATCGCTCGTGCTCGCGTGCACCGCGGCTTCGAACGACGACGACGACGGCGCTGCAGGCTCGTCCACGGGCTCGGGATCCGCGGCAACGTCCTCGGCCGACGCGTCGGCCGGCAGCGGCGCGACCACGACCGCCGGCACCGCCACCACCGCGAACGCGACCGACCCCGCGAGCACGGGCGACGGCGGTGGCGAAGACAGCAGCAGCGGGGTCGGCGAGACCGATCCGCTGCCCGAGTTCCAGCAGCGCTACCTCGACGAGTGCGCGACGTGCCACGGCGACGACGGCCTCGGCACCGAGGACGGGCCGGAGATCCGCCACCCCGACCCGGGCCTCGCCTACTACTACGTGCGCAACGGCGACGCGAACGTGTGGATCGCGAAGTCGGGCGAGGGCCCGGCGGATCACACCGGCATCGGTGACGACCGCGTGATGACGGCCTTCGCCGAGGTCGACCTCCCCGACGCCATCGTCGACGAGATGATCGCGTGGCTGCAGTCCTTCCCCAACCCCGAAGACCCGGGCGAGCTGTACGCCGACTTCTGCGCGCACTGCCACGGGCCGGGCGGGCCGGTCACGGAGAACATCTACTACGTGAAGCCCGGCATCCTCGACATGACCGACTGGCCGACGCTGCTCGACAAGGTCCAGCATGGGCACACCTCGCTCGACGGCGTCGCAATCCTCATGGATGAGCGACGGCGCTACATGCCGCCGTTCGCGGGGCAGCTGAGCGACGAAGAGATCGCGAGCATCGCGGGGTGGATCTGCGAGCAGTACGTCACCGCGCCGCCGTTCTGCGCGCAGCTGCCGTAG